Proteins from a genomic interval of Trichoderma breve strain T069 chromosome 2, whole genome shotgun sequence:
- a CDS encoding endoribonuclease l-PSP domain-containing protein has translation MSILSFIISSLATCVLATSKPTSGDAAASPIFIGTPGFGQNLSTEFHYSQAVRIGNYVKISGQGGWDPQTGELVTDIATQVNNAFDSLTLALKAVGSSNGLADLISINSYHVGDIAAGLGNVTAVMEKRIPKVLPTWTAVGVTGLAFAEQLVEIQAEAWIK, from the coding sequence ATGTCCATCCTGTCTTTCATCATTTCATCGCTGGCTACCTGCGTCCTGGCGACTAGCAAGCCCACATCAGGTGATGCCGCTGCAAGTCCAATCTTCATAGGCACTCCGGGCTTTGGACAAAACCTAAGCACCGAGTTTCATTATTCGCAAGCGGTTCGCATTGGGAACTATGTAAAAATCTCGGGACAGGGAGGCTGGGATCCTCAAACTGGGGAGCTCGTCACGGATATCGCAACTCAAGTCAACAATGCTTTCGATAGCCTGACTTTGGCACTAAAGGCTGTTGGCTCTAGCAATGGACTTGCAGACCTAATTTCGATCAATAGCTACCACGTGGGAGATATTGCTGCCGGGCTTGGAAATGTGACAGCTGTTATGGAAAAGAGAATCCCCAAGGTCCTTCCTACATGGACAGCAGTGGGTGTTACAGGATTGGCATTCGCGGAGCAGTTGGTTGAGATACAGGCTGAAGCCTGGATCAAGTAA
- a CDS encoding beta-lactamase domain-containing protein: MFSTAILLVAATIVAAGNQFNDCVLAGPRWPQPLHLSGSQRLSSAIAEFERLLTDETLNLQPHDTAWGVSLFSTKENRTLYEHYYTPPINVGVKEVNGDSIFRIGSVSKVFSVWAFLIEAGDRYFNDPITKYVPELANLWEDVTLGELASQAAGIARDATDGDLSAEITSFQAQGLGFPVLDKMEVPVCGVPGVTRRCTRKETFFYLLKQHPTFPSAHSPAYSNIAFTLLGYAQEAITGKSVKYAVTKSIFDSLNMENSSFEETPSSGGVIPGNNASEVGWDLNLGQTAPSGSMYSSVNDMVKAGRAILESTLISPAQTRRWLKPLIQTGYISTAVGGPWEIRNLEFSDHRIVQCYTKQGDLGSYHAALVLSPEHSLGWVVLAGGTINSNASDTRTKLFNAFGDIFLPAAEDQANQEAIVNFNGTYADEATNSSAVIVVEDKGRPGLGIISLISHGVEIVGPKSPLIGLYGAGQAGRLYPSQLKTVSRHTNGSGTYESRLGFRATFFNETKPGELEDPCLMAWAGLGAPLYGQRSLDDWVFEIGEDNKATRLDVRMLRLGLERK, translated from the exons ATGTTTTCTACTGCCATATTATTAGTCGCGGCAACTATAGTTGCTGCAGGCAACCAGTTCAACGATTGTGTCCTAGCCGGTCCTCGTTGGCCACAACCATTACACCTGTCAGGCAGCCAGAGGCTTTCAAGTGCCATCGCCGAGTTTGAACGCCTTCTAACGGACGAAACTCTTAATCTTCAACCGCATGATACGGCTTGGGGTGTGTCCCTTTTCTCGACCAAAGAGAACAGAACCCTCTATGAACACTACTACACGCCTCCGATCAACGTTGGGGTGAAAGAAGTCAATGGTGACTCCATATTCCGCATTGGAAGCGTCTCAAAAGTTTTCAGCGTATGGGCGTTTCTTATCGAAGCCGGTGACCGTTACTTCAACGACCCCATCACCAAATATGTCCCTGAGCTTGCAAACCT ATGGGAGGATGTGACTCTGGGTGAGCTCGCCAGCCAGGCGGCAGGCATAGCTCGGGATG CAACCGACGGCGACTTATCAGCAGAGATTACCTCATTCCAGGCCCAAGGCTTAGGATTTCCCGTCCTTGATAAAATGGAAGTACCGGTATGTGGAGTACCCGGGGTGACGCGACGTTGCACACGCAAAG AGACATTTTTCTATCTTCTGAAGCAACATCCCACCTTTCCGAGTGCACATTCGCCTGCTTATAGCAATATTGCCTTTACGTTGCTTGGCTATGCTCAAGAGGCCATCACGGGGAAAAGCGTCAAGTACGCTGTTACAAAGAGCATATTTGATTCGTTGAACATGGAAAACAGCAGTTTTGAGGAGACCCCGTCATCTGGCGGAGTCATCCCTGGTAATAATGCCTCAGAGGTCGGCTGGGATTTGAACCTTGGGCAAACAGCCCCCTCGGGATCTATGTACAGCTCCGTCAATGACATGGTCAAAGCCGGCAGAGCAATACTCGAGTCTACGCTCATCTCACCAGCTCAAACTCGCCGTTGGCTCAAGCCACTGATCCAAACGGGCTACATAAGCACTGCAGTTGGTGGTCCATGGGAGATTCGAAACCTGGAATTTTCAGACCATCGCATCGTCCAGTGTTACACGAAACAAGGCGACTTGGGAAGCTACCATGCAGCTCTAGTGCTATCGCCAGAACATAGCCTTGGTTGGGTCGTGCTCGCTGGTGGAACGATCAATTCGAATGCCTCCGACACTCGCACTAAACTGTTTAATGCCTTCGGCGATATATTCCTCCCAGCGGCTGAAGATCAGGCCAACCAAGAGGCAATCGTTAACTTCAACGGCACGTATGCTGATGAGGCCACTAACAGCTCAGCGGTCATCGTCGTTGAAGACAAGGGCCGCCCGGGACTTGGGATTATCAGCCTGATCAGCCATGGAGTGGAGATTGTTGGTCCTAAGAGCCCACTAATTGGGCTTTACGGAGCCGGGCAGGCAGGGCGATTATACCCGTCACAGTTGAAAACGGTAAGCCGACATACGAACGGATCGGGGACCTATGAATCTCGACTAGGCTTCAGGGCGACATTCTTCAACGAAACAAAGCCAGGAGAATTAGAGGACCCATGCCTCATGGCCTGGGCTGGGTTGGGTGCGCCATTATACGGGCAGAGGTCCCTCGATGACTGGGTATTTGAGATTGGAGAGGATAATAAGGCAACACGGTTGGATGTCCGGATGTTAAGGCTTGGGCTAGAAAGAAAGTAG